From a single Collibacillus ludicampi genomic region:
- the argH gene encoding argininosuccinate lyase encodes MKLWGGRFTKPTDQLVEEFTASIHFDKKLAEEDIKGSLAHVKMLGACGIIPQKDADAIRKGLLSILADYKAGKIEFSVENEDVHMNIEKLLIERIGPVGGKLHTGRSRNDQVALDMHLYLRKETKRIIALLADVLDAIVNVAEANKDVIIPGYTHLQRAQPVLFAHHMLAYVGMFMRDAERMQDALKRIDIMPLGAGALAGTTFPIDRTMVAEELGFSRIYDNSMDAVSDRDFILEFLSAASILMMHLSRFCEELVLWSSTEFSFVELDDAYTTGSSIMPQKKNPDVAELIRGKTGRVYGNLFGLLTVLKSLPLAYNKDLQEDKEGMFDTVDTLKGSLALFAGMIRTMQVRRERLQQAVKQDFSNATDLADYLVRKGLPFRQAHEVIGRLVLYCIEHGKFLADLTLEEYRAHSDLFDEDCLQVIDIKQVVDARDVHGGTGSRRVEQALVQAKQSLADLHAWIEANLEA; translated from the coding sequence ATGAAATTATGGGGTGGACGTTTTACAAAACCGACGGATCAACTCGTCGAAGAGTTTACCGCTTCGATTCATTTCGATAAGAAGTTAGCGGAAGAAGATATCAAGGGATCGCTCGCACACGTCAAGATGCTCGGCGCGTGCGGGATCATCCCGCAAAAGGATGCGGATGCGATCCGCAAAGGATTGCTCAGTATACTCGCAGATTACAAAGCGGGTAAAATCGAATTTTCCGTTGAAAACGAAGATGTGCACATGAATATTGAGAAGCTCTTGATCGAGCGAATTGGCCCTGTAGGAGGAAAACTGCATACAGGTCGGTCACGCAACGATCAAGTGGCGCTTGATATGCATCTGTACTTGCGAAAAGAGACGAAGCGTATCATCGCGCTCCTGGCGGACGTGCTCGATGCCATCGTCAATGTTGCGGAAGCGAACAAAGATGTGATCATCCCCGGATATACGCATCTGCAAAGAGCACAACCTGTTTTGTTCGCACATCACATGTTGGCCTATGTGGGGATGTTCATGCGTGATGCGGAGAGGATGCAGGACGCTTTGAAGCGGATCGACATCATGCCGCTCGGTGCAGGAGCATTGGCAGGAACCACGTTCCCGATCGATCGCACGATGGTGGCTGAAGAACTTGGTTTCTCACGCATCTATGACAATTCCATGGATGCCGTTTCTGACCGCGATTTTATTCTGGAGTTTCTCTCGGCCGCATCGATTCTCATGATGCATTTGTCGCGGTTTTGTGAGGAACTGGTGTTATGGTCATCGACCGAATTCTCTTTCGTCGAGTTGGATGACGCTTATACCACCGGTTCATCGATCATGCCGCAGAAGAAAAATCCGGACGTGGCGGAATTGATTCGTGGAAAGACGGGTAGGGTATACGGAAATCTCTTTGGTCTTTTGACTGTACTGAAGAGCCTGCCGCTCGCATACAATAAAGATTTGCAAGAAGACAAGGAAGGCATGTTCGATACGGTGGACACGCTGAAAGGTTCGCTGGCTCTGTTTGCCGGTATGATCCGTACGATGCAGGTGCGACGGGAACGCTTGCAGCAGGCGGTCAAACAAGATTTTTCAAATGCGACCGATCTGGCTGACTATCTTGTGCGGAAAGGCCTTCCTTTCCGTCAGGCGCATGAAGTCATCGGCAGACTCGTGTTGTACTGCATCGAACACGGAAAGTTCCTTGCTGATCTTACGCTTGAAGAATATCGCGCCCACTCCGATTTGTTTGACGAAGACTGCTTGCAAGTCATCGACATCAAACAAGTGGTGGATGCCCGCGATGTACACGGTGGTACGGGCAGTCGTCGTGTAGAGCAAGCGTTAGTGCAGGCGAAACAATCGCTTGCTGATCTGCATGCGTGGATCGAAGCCAATCTGGAAGCTTAA
- a CDS encoding argininosuccinate synthase yields MSDKKKVVLAYSGGLDTSVAIKWLQETCGYDVIALSLDVGEGKDLEFIRDKALKVGAIKSYMIDAREMFAKEFILPSLKANALYEHKYPMSAALSRPLISKLLVQVAEEEGAVAVAHGCTGKGNDQVRFDVSVTALNPNLEIIAPVREWGWSRDEEIEYAKKHNIPIPIDKENPFSIDVNLWGRSCEAGVLEDPWTEAPEAAFDWTTNPVDAPNEPEYVEIGFEKGVPVSLNGEALPLVTLIEKLNQIAGKHGVGRIDHVENRLIGIKSREVYEAPAALVLIKAHQELETITLPREVFQFKPMLELKYTELVYNGLWFSPLKKAIDAFIEETQQTVTGTVRMKLYKGTFQPVGRKSEHSLYDLDLATYSPADAFDHNAAVGFIKLWGLPTKVYASVNRKSEEKVN; encoded by the coding sequence ATGAGTGATAAAAAGAAAGTGGTATTGGCTTATTCCGGAGGACTTGACACCTCGGTTGCTATAAAATGGTTACAAGAAACATGCGGGTATGATGTGATCGCCCTGTCGCTCGACGTTGGTGAAGGCAAGGATCTCGAATTTATTCGCGATAAAGCGCTCAAAGTGGGAGCGATCAAATCCTACATGATCGACGCGCGCGAGATGTTCGCGAAGGAATTCATTCTCCCGTCCCTGAAAGCAAATGCGTTGTATGAACATAAATATCCAATGTCAGCCGCTCTTTCCCGTCCGCTGATTTCAAAGCTCCTCGTGCAAGTGGCGGAAGAAGAAGGAGCTGTGGCCGTTGCGCACGGATGTACGGGCAAAGGGAACGACCAGGTACGTTTTGACGTTTCCGTGACCGCATTGAATCCGAACTTGGAAATCATCGCTCCCGTGCGTGAGTGGGGCTGGTCTAGAGATGAAGAGATCGAGTACGCGAAGAAGCATAACATCCCGATTCCAATCGACAAAGAGAATCCTTTCTCGATCGACGTGAACCTCTGGGGCCGTTCCTGTGAAGCGGGCGTTCTGGAAGATCCGTGGACGGAAGCGCCTGAAGCGGCATTCGATTGGACGACCAATCCCGTAGATGCTCCTAATGAACCGGAATATGTAGAAATCGGCTTTGAAAAAGGTGTACCTGTGTCCCTGAACGGCGAAGCTCTTCCATTGGTGACTTTGATCGAAAAATTGAACCAAATCGCCGGCAAGCATGGTGTAGGCCGCATCGACCATGTGGAGAACCGTTTGATCGGTATCAAATCGCGCGAAGTATATGAAGCGCCGGCGGCACTCGTTTTGATTAAGGCACACCAAGAGCTGGAGACGATCACATTGCCGCGTGAAGTCTTCCAATTCAAACCGATGCTCGAGCTGAAATATACCGAGCTTGTCTATAATGGATTGTGGTTTTCTCCGTTGAAAAAAGCGATCGACGCGTTTATCGAAGAAACACAGCAAACGGTTACTGGTACCGTACGCATGAAACTGTACAAAGGCACCTTCCAACCGGTGGGCCGCAAATCGGAACACTCGCTCTATGATCTCGATCTGGCGACATACAGTCCTGCAGACGCATTCGACCACAATGCGGCGGTCGGCTTTATCAAGTTATGGGGCCTGCCGACGAAGGTCTATGCAAGTGTAAATAGAAAGTCGGAAGAAAAAGTCAACTAA
- a CDS encoding DHA2 family efflux MFS transporter permease subunit, with the protein MEKHEQVEQQSAAQPKLGILLSVLVLVLAAFMSVLDNTIVNVSIPKMMAVFGVGTTDIQWVVTAYSLVVGALVPITGYLGDRFGYKRIFLYSVILFTLGSALCGMAWSNRAMIIFRIIQAIGGGAIMPISMAMMFRMFPPERRGFSMGIFGIAIMFAPAFGPTLGGYITEYMDWRLIFYINVPIGIIDIILASIILEETRPAAGRKFDFWGFLTSSAGLASLLYGLGIVADKGWSDIEVISYITFGLVCLALFTWIELTIEEPMIDLRLMKNGLFSLSLAITSIASIILFASLFLLPVFLQNVSGLSALDTGLVLLPQGIAAGIMMPISGFLFDKIGAKWLAVVGLTITAYGYFLMQSLDVTTAYSTISAWLIIRAIGIGGVMMPVTTAGMNTVPPPKVGQATALTNAIRQVSASLGIAWLSTLFSQRVTFHMAVGAEQVNESSVAAMQTLAQAKAAFMSSGQSVQQAAQSALSYIGQQVQLSAIVRGMDDVFWVITIVTLLAIFLAFFMKDVRKKGEKPQAVIAE; encoded by the coding sequence ATGGAAAAACACGAACAGGTAGAACAACAGTCAGCAGCCCAACCAAAGCTGGGTATCTTGCTTTCGGTATTGGTGCTAGTGCTTGCCGCTTTCATGTCGGTCCTCGATAACACGATTGTCAATGTATCGATCCCCAAGATGATGGCCGTATTCGGAGTAGGTACAACGGATATTCAATGGGTCGTGACCGCTTATTCATTGGTGGTAGGAGCATTAGTACCCATCACTGGGTATCTCGGTGACCGCTTCGGGTATAAACGGATCTTTCTCTATTCGGTGATCTTGTTTACCTTGGGGTCGGCTTTATGCGGGATGGCATGGAGCAATCGGGCGATGATCATCTTCCGGATCATTCAGGCGATCGGCGGAGGCGCAATCATGCCGATCAGTATGGCGATGATGTTTCGCATGTTTCCTCCGGAACGCCGCGGCTTTTCTATGGGGATCTTCGGAATCGCCATCATGTTTGCTCCCGCTTTTGGCCCGACGCTCGGCGGTTATATCACCGAATACATGGATTGGCGTTTGATCTTTTATATCAACGTACCGATCGGGATCATCGATATCATCCTCGCCAGCATCATTTTGGAAGAAACGCGTCCAGCAGCCGGTCGCAAGTTCGATTTTTGGGGATTTCTCACTTCTTCTGCCGGGCTGGCATCCCTGTTGTACGGACTCGGTATCGTGGCCGATAAGGGATGGTCGGATATCGAGGTTATATCATATATCACTTTCGGTCTCGTCTGTCTCGCTTTGTTCACGTGGATCGAATTGACCATCGAAGAACCGATGATCGATCTGCGCCTGATGAAAAACGGATTATTTTCATTATCGCTTGCAATCACCAGCATCGCGAGCATCATTCTTTTTGCCAGTCTGTTTTTGTTACCCGTTTTTTTGCAAAACGTATCCGGGCTTTCTGCCCTAGATACCGGTCTCGTGTTACTGCCGCAAGGGATCGCTGCCGGAATCATGATGCCGATCTCGGGATTTTTATTTGACAAAATTGGAGCCAAATGGCTGGCAGTTGTGGGACTCACGATTACCGCCTACGGGTATTTCTTAATGCAATCGTTGGATGTTACGACCGCGTATTCCACCATTTCAGCATGGTTAATCATTCGCGCCATTGGAATCGGCGGGGTGATGATGCCTGTAACGACAGCCGGCATGAATACCGTTCCGCCTCCGAAAGTGGGGCAAGCGACGGCGCTGACGAATGCCATACGACAAGTCAGCGCATCACTCGGGATCGCTTGGTTATCGACACTGTTCTCGCAAAGAGTGACCTTTCACATGGCGGTTGGGGCGGAACAGGTGAACGAATCGTCAGTGGCTGCGATGCAAACGTTGGCACAGGCGAAGGCAGCCTTCATGAGTTCTGGGCAATCGGTTCAACAGGCCGCTCAGTCGGCATTGTCATACATCGGGCAACAAGTCCAACTCAGTGCGATCGTACGGGGAATGGATGACGTGTTTTGGGTGATCACCATCGTGACTCTACTTGCGATCTTCTTGGCTTTCTTCATGAAAGACGTCAGGAAAAAAGGGGAAAAACCACAAGCAGTGATCGCCGAATGA
- a CDS encoding glycerophosphodiester phosphodiesterase: MRWPLITAHSGCMNTPPNSISSVLMGLSAGADIIEVDVRVTNDGVVVLRHDEEVMTPFGIRKIQDLNFEELKDLAKNEEITRLEEILPLILENHRMINLDVKDDRAIIPMIRTVEKYKMRDYVIISGCEKERAAYVKGNYRPYQVLLNASISLFAASGEDYDSFIKETCQDAISASCCGININYHFCREELLDHAALRCLPVFVWTVDDPLAMETFLDMGVHSITSNDVRTLIQLKMQKQEKDTVGDTYD, encoded by the coding sequence ATGAGATGGCCTTTGATCACAGCCCATAGTGGCTGCATGAATACCCCGCCTAATTCCATCTCGTCCGTTTTGATGGGGCTGAGCGCTGGAGCAGATATTATTGAAGTGGATGTCAGGGTAACAAACGATGGGGTTGTTGTCCTTCGGCATGATGAAGAGGTAATGACCCCATTCGGGATCCGAAAGATACAGGATTTAAATTTCGAGGAATTGAAGGATCTGGCCAAAAACGAAGAAATCACCCGTCTTGAAGAGATTTTGCCGTTGATTCTTGAAAATCATCGAATGATCAATCTCGATGTGAAAGATGATCGTGCCATCATACCGATGATTAGAACCGTCGAAAAATATAAAATGAGGGATTATGTCATCATAAGCGGATGTGAAAAAGAGAGGGCGGCATACGTAAAGGGAAATTATCGGCCGTACCAAGTGCTGCTGAATGCTAGTATAAGCCTGTTTGCAGCCTCTGGAGAGGATTATGATTCCTTTATCAAAGAAACCTGCCAGGATGCAATATCCGCTTCGTGCTGTGGAATTAACATCAACTACCATTTTTGCAGGGAAGAATTATTGGACCATGCCGCTCTTCGCTGCCTGCCTGTATTCGTTTGGACAGTGGATGATCCTCTGGCGATGGAAACCTTTTTAGACATGGGAGTACATTCTATCACGAGCAATGATGTACGAACACTCATACAGCTAAAAATGCAAAAGCAGGAGAAAGATACTGTAGGTGATACATATGATTGA
- a CDS encoding inositol monophosphatase family protein produces the protein MEDNMEIGMQQDLQIKLYESALEYAKQAGRLVLEHMGNTGRIEQKKNASDLVTEVDRMSEMLLRNQIQQEYPGHWILSEEDSCQANAYEIFKRQKSGYGWIIDPIDGTTNFIHGIPHFSISIGIVKDGKPIIGIVYNPVTNELYTARKSKGAYLNGKLIRVGKELQLAEAVLATGFHANDWNSGSRLVRQIDQIAGKSRNVRIIGAASLDLCWIASGKLTGLWHEGLNPWDTAAGILILTEAGGCVTDKEGNPYRLYHDSLVASNSLIHKEFLETIKL, from the coding sequence ATGGAAGACAACATGGAAATAGGAATGCAACAGGATTTGCAGATCAAATTGTATGAATCGGCGCTGGAATATGCGAAACAAGCGGGAAGACTCGTTCTCGAACACATGGGGAACACGGGCAGGATTGAGCAGAAAAAGAATGCGTCTGACCTTGTGACAGAGGTTGACCGGATGAGCGAGATGTTGTTGCGCAACCAGATTCAGCAAGAATATCCTGGCCACTGGATTCTATCGGAGGAAGATTCCTGTCAGGCGAATGCTTATGAGATTTTTAAAAGACAGAAATCTGGTTACGGTTGGATCATCGATCCGATTGACGGAACAACCAATTTCATTCACGGAATTCCACATTTCTCAATTTCTATCGGAATTGTAAAGGACGGGAAACCGATCATTGGTATAGTTTACAATCCGGTCACGAATGAATTGTACACAGCAAGAAAATCCAAGGGCGCTTATCTGAATGGAAAACTCATCCGGGTAGGAAAGGAGTTACAATTGGCTGAAGCGGTTCTCGCCACAGGATTTCATGCAAACGATTGGAATTCGGGATCCCGGCTGGTTCGCCAGATCGACCAGATTGCGGGCAAAAGCAGGAATGTCCGGATAATTGGGGCGGCTAGCCTGGACTTATGCTGGATCGCATCGGGAAAGTTAACCGGATTATGGCATGAGGGGCTCAATCCATGGGATACGGCTGCGGGTATTCTCATTCTTACGGAGGCGGGAGGATGTGTTACAGATAAGGAAGGAAATCCCTACCGCCTTTATCATGATTCGCTGGTTGCTTCCAACAGCCTGATTCATAAGGAATTCCTAGAGACCATTAAACTTTAA
- a CDS encoding ABC transporter ATP-binding protein: MKIELKNICKSFDKKSNTINNLNLTIEDGEFVALLGPSGCGKSTTMLMIAGIYKPNSGEIYFDNQPVNDLEPKDRNIGMVFQSYALYPHMTVLDNIAFPLKQQRVAKEERMERAKQAAEMVQLGHLLDRKPSELSGGQQQRVALARAIVKKPAVLLLDEPLSNLDARLKIEMREEISRIQKELGITTIMVTHDQEEAMTMADRIAVMKEGQLIQYSTPMDLYSQPKNYFVAQFIGTPPMNFLEGRLSKSMGKYQLQLNDTTIEWDGEFLHESDRNTLDVSVGIRPHDLKLGHHGDIRIEGVVSLVEPIGHSQLVNVKVGSTQVRFFSEPNSKMKRGSKVQLSAAIESIHLFDRVTGESLRKERFQGQDLELARRS; this comes from the coding sequence ATGAAAATCGAGCTAAAAAATATTTGCAAATCATTCGATAAAAAATCCAATACGATTAACAATCTAAACCTGACGATTGAAGATGGTGAGTTTGTTGCCTTGCTTGGCCCCAGCGGATGCGGAAAGTCTACGACGATGCTCATGATTGCAGGGATTTACAAGCCGAACAGCGGTGAAATTTATTTTGACAATCAGCCGGTTAATGATTTAGAACCGAAAGACCGAAATATCGGGATGGTTTTTCAAAGCTATGCTTTATACCCGCATATGACGGTTTTGGATAATATCGCATTTCCGCTAAAACAGCAGAGGGTTGCAAAGGAAGAGCGGATGGAACGGGCCAAACAAGCGGCGGAAATGGTACAACTGGGACACTTATTGGATCGAAAGCCGAGCGAATTATCCGGCGGTCAGCAGCAACGTGTCGCCTTAGCGCGGGCAATCGTCAAAAAGCCCGCGGTGCTTCTGCTTGATGAACCGCTCTCGAATCTGGACGCCCGATTAAAAATCGAGATGAGGGAGGAAATTTCCCGAATTCAGAAGGAGCTGGGGATTACGACGATAATGGTTACCCACGATCAAGAAGAGGCGATGACCATGGCGGATCGCATTGCGGTGATGAAAGAAGGCCAGTTGATCCAATACAGCACCCCTATGGATTTATACAGCCAGCCTAAGAACTATTTTGTTGCACAGTTCATCGGAACGCCCCCTATGAACTTCCTTGAGGGAAGACTGTCCAAAAGTATGGGGAAATATCAACTTCAATTAAATGACACCACGATTGAATGGGATGGCGAATTTCTTCATGAGAGTGACCGTAATACTCTGGATGTGAGCGTTGGGATTCGCCCTCATGATTTGAAGTTAGGACACCATGGAGATATTCGCATCGAGGGCGTTGTGAGTCTGGTTGAACCTATTGGCCATTCACAATTGGTGAATGTGAAGGTCGGCAGTACACAGGTTCGATTTTTTTCCGAGCCAAACAGCAAGATGAAACGCGGAAGCAAAGTCCAATTATCCGCCGCCATCGAATCCATTCATTTATTTGATCGAGTAACGGGTGAAAGTTTAAGGAAAGAAAGATTCCAGGGACAGGATTTGGAGCTTGCCCGCAGATCATAA
- a CDS encoding carbohydrate ABC transporter permease — translation MEVTKKVAIRTRATETRKTSPRWKKRLPYIIAYGVLGITTLPIILMYLWLLVSSFAKQMKYGFIPVQFTFENWKFLWSNVEQAGTTYPNIWLATWNSFVFSGSLTILEVIIGGMAGYALSRLDFPGRKGLMKITLLLHAFPSVALLIAVFYILNFLGLFDSLWGVVLVKTALQIPMTAWIIKGFFDDVQWDVEWAGLIDGCSRFKVWYTIVIPLIKPGIAAVSIFSFLSGWSEFLLLYSFILSDEHVTLATYLQNLISNPNLIHYGLLSAVSLFYMLPVMILFIFSQKSLMQVSVGGGKRV, via the coding sequence ATGGAAGTGACGAAAAAAGTAGCAATAAGGACGAGGGCGACAGAGACGAGAAAAACGTCACCAAGATGGAAGAAAAGGCTTCCCTATATCATCGCCTATGGCGTCCTTGGAATTACCACACTGCCGATTATCCTCATGTATCTCTGGCTATTGGTGAGTTCATTTGCAAAGCAGATGAAGTATGGATTTATACCTGTCCAATTTACGTTTGAGAATTGGAAATTCTTATGGTCCAATGTAGAGCAGGCAGGGACGACATACCCTAATATTTGGTTAGCAACCTGGAATTCTTTTGTATTTTCCGGTTCGTTGACGATCTTGGAAGTGATCATTGGGGGTATGGCAGGATACGCCCTTTCACGGTTGGATTTTCCGGGCCGAAAAGGGCTGATGAAGATCACTCTGCTGCTTCATGCCTTCCCAAGTGTAGCCCTCTTAATCGCTGTGTTCTATATTTTGAATTTCCTGGGTTTGTTTGACTCGCTATGGGGGGTTGTGCTGGTAAAAACAGCCCTACAGATACCGATGACAGCTTGGATTATCAAAGGTTTTTTTGACGATGTGCAATGGGATGTAGAATGGGCCGGACTGATCGACGGATGCAGTAGGTTTAAGGTATGGTATACGATTGTCATCCCTTTAATTAAACCCGGGATCGCAGCCGTAAGTATTTTTTCCTTTTTATCCGGCTGGTCCGAATTTTTGCTTTTATATTCCTTTATATTAAGCGACGAGCACGTTACTCTAGCCACTTATCTGCAAAATTTAATTAGTAATCCTAATCTCATTCATTATGGTCTGTTAAGTGCCGTGTCACTCTTTTATATGCTCCCGGTTATGATCCTCTTTATTTTTTCACAGAAATCGCTCATGCAGGTAAGTGTTGGAGGTGGAAAGCGAGTATGA
- a CDS encoding carbohydrate ABC transporter permease, whose product MSTLLRKWQLPFLMLGPFIILISLFFFLPVVLITVLAFTGMDSSMQWAFNGLSNFKHFINDPNIWHILRNTFTYVFFTLLINVFFGLVLGILTTYFIQKESVGLLFRTLWMLPRITPPVVYVLLWLWFFDPSQYGVLNSIRALMHLSPVKWLASNPMTAIILANGLIGASYGMIIFSSAIKSIPGDLFQAARVDGASQWAIIKDIIIPAVRWPLMFVTLWQLLSLLTSYEYILLLTKGGPLYSSEVLALYSYHKAFQNFEYGYGSALALVLVVVALIMSAILLKIFGMNKLMGSSRIE is encoded by the coding sequence GTGTCTACACTTTTACGAAAATGGCAGTTACCATTCTTGATGCTCGGACCATTTATAATTCTCATTTCCCTATTCTTTTTTCTTCCTGTTGTTTTGATTACTGTTTTGGCTTTTACCGGAATGGATTCGTCCATGCAGTGGGCTTTCAATGGTTTGTCCAATTTCAAGCATTTCATTAACGATCCGAATATTTGGCATATTCTAAGAAATACCTTTACCTACGTCTTTTTTACTCTGCTCATCAATGTATTCTTCGGCTTGGTACTTGGAATCTTGACGACTTATTTCATTCAAAAAGAGTCGGTCGGTCTATTGTTTCGGACGTTGTGGATGCTACCTCGTATTACACCACCTGTTGTTTATGTCCTTCTATGGCTGTGGTTTTTTGATCCCAGCCAATATGGTGTGTTAAACAGCATACGGGCACTTATGCATTTATCCCCTGTTAAATGGCTGGCAAGCAATCCGATGACCGCAATCATTTTGGCTAACGGGCTGATAGGGGCTTCTTATGGGATGATCATATTTTCTTCCGCGATTAAATCTATCCCTGGTGACTTGTTTCAAGCGGCACGGGTAGATGGAGCCTCCCAATGGGCCATCATTAAGGATATCATCATTCCGGCAGTTCGCTGGCCGCTTATGTTTGTTACTTTATGGCAGCTTTTATCCTTGCTGACTTCCTATGAATACATCTTACTTTTAACAAAAGGTGGACCTTTGTATAGTAGTGAAGTTTTAGCCTTGTATTCCTATCATAAAGCATTCCAAAACTTTGAATATGGATATGGATCGGCCTTGGCCCTGGTGCTTGTTGTTGTTGCTTTAATTATGTCCGCTATTCTATTGAAGATCTTCGGAATGAATAAACTCATGGGTTCTTCACGGATCGAGTAG
- a CDS encoding sugar ABC transporter substrate-binding protein, whose protein sequence is MKKTTVCLFSTLILGMSVLTGCSQNAISGDSQKDGSNVITIVAQTAGAEKTRVDNLVKASEKLNEELKAEGKNVQVKVETKDFEGSWDDYAKQFMLAFKAKKEPDIYATGHENIGWLADGHYIQPLDEMKNSKAYSDVFPTLWNSVTYKGKTWGVLQDTEVRPVFYNKDILKKMGWTDQQINDLPEKVKKGEFTLDDMTKLAEEAKAKGFVQYGIVHRPVDGPDFQALAYDFGDKLYDSAENKIVFDKKAVAKQLNYYYDIAQKKLIPDQLTSMEWKNVHKLVVNGKTLFYYGGIWNVFNWSQDNYHDQLGKVDANWVNQHLGMMLIPAADKGGKPVTLSHPFVYTVSSQTKHPDLVKRLLELVADPKLQVDHDVKTYHLPVTKSAAEDPEFKGNVTLGHASYMLDYTTFLPNLEKFPKYSKDVFNAIQAVELGKQNPDAALKDLEVQLKNDLGDQLEIVE, encoded by the coding sequence ATGAAGAAAACAACAGTATGTCTCTTTTCCACATTGATACTGGGGATGAGCGTTCTGACCGGTTGCTCACAGAATGCTATCTCAGGAGACTCCCAAAAGGATGGATCTAACGTTATAACGATCGTAGCCCAAACAGCTGGAGCGGAAAAAACCCGTGTGGATAATCTCGTGAAAGCGTCCGAAAAGCTTAACGAAGAATTAAAAGCAGAAGGGAAAAATGTCCAAGTTAAAGTGGAAACAAAGGATTTTGAAGGTAGTTGGGATGATTATGCGAAGCAATTTATGCTTGCATTTAAAGCGAAGAAAGAGCCGGATATTTATGCAACTGGACATGAGAACATCGGATGGTTGGCCGATGGTCATTATATCCAACCGCTGGATGAGATGAAAAATTCCAAAGCTTATTCTGACGTTTTCCCTACTTTATGGAATTCCGTAACTTATAAGGGCAAGACTTGGGGAGTTTTACAGGATACTGAAGTCCGACCTGTATTCTACAATAAGGATATTTTAAAGAAAATGGGTTGGACGGATCAGCAGATCAACGATCTTCCAGAGAAAGTTAAGAAGGGTGAATTTACACTTGATGATATGACGAAATTGGCGGAGGAAGCCAAAGCAAAGGGATTCGTACAATACGGAATTGTTCACCGCCCAGTAGACGGTCCTGACTTCCAGGCATTAGCTTATGATTTTGGCGACAAGCTTTATGATTCAGCGGAAAATAAGATTGTATTTGATAAGAAAGCCGTGGCTAAACAGTTAAACTATTACTATGATATCGCTCAAAAGAAATTAATTCCAGACCAATTAACCTCTATGGAATGGAAGAACGTACACAAGTTAGTTGTTAACGGCAAGACACTCTTTTATTACGGTGGAATTTGGAATGTGTTTAACTGGAGCCAGGATAACTACCATGATCAGCTAGGAAAAGTTGATGCCAACTGGGTGAATCAGCATCTGGGAATGATGTTAATTCCAGCGGCTGATAAGGGTGGAAAACCTGTTACACTTTCACACCCATTCGTCTATACCGTATCATCCCAAACGAAGCATCCTGATTTAGTGAAGAGATTGTTAGAATTGGTCGCTGATCCTAAATTGCAGGTTGATCATGATGTGAAGACTTACCATCTGCCTGTCACTAAATCTGCGGCTGAAGATCCAGAATTTAAGGGAAATGTGACTTTAGGACATGCTTCCTACATGTTGGATTATACCACTTTCCTGCCAAATCTGGAGAAATTCCCGAAATATTCGAAGGATGTCTTCAATGCCATACAGGCTGTAGAACTTGGCAAGCAGAATCCTGATGCAGCTTTGAAGGACTTAGAAGTCCAATTGAAAAATGATCTCGGTGATCAGCTGGAAATCGTAGAATAA
- a CDS encoding DMT family transporter, translating into MNGHLISILLAFSSGLLGAFQGSINAQIGKAAGQYAMIIGVSLIQAIVASVILMKRGWSAFIFDSFPWMIVAGILGVVMMFSVSYSISSIGTLSVYVLVISGQIIASALIDHYGLFGTTHPITPQKVGSIFVIIMGVFWLVKSS; encoded by the coding sequence ATGAATGGACATTTGATCAGTATATTATTAGCCTTTTCTTCCGGACTGCTCGGTGCTTTCCAAGGTTCCATCAATGCTCAAATTGGAAAAGCGGCCGGGCAATATGCCATGATTATTGGTGTGTCCCTCATACAAGCAATCGTCGCCAGTGTGATTCTTATGAAAAGAGGATGGAGTGCTTTCATATTTGATTCCTTCCCATGGATGATTGTGGCTGGCATATTAGGGGTTGTCATGATGTTCAGTGTGTCTTACTCCATCAGTTCCATTGGCACGTTGTCTGTTTATGTACTGGTCATTTCAGGGCAGATCATCGCTTCGGCCCTCATTGATCATTACGGATTATTCGGTACGACACATCCCATCACACCACAAAAGGTCGGAAGTATATTCGTGATCATAATGGGGGTCTTTTGGTTAGTAAAATCCTCTTAA